In a single window of the Pyrococcus sp. NA2 genome:
- a CDS encoding DUF434 domain-containing protein translates to MGKLYEAYLDLKFLLNRGYRKKIALDFVSNHYNLPSEYRHFLARCVFSDDWIIRVREKLTSGNGKTVGVDGFNVLITLESLLEGRAIRCEDSLVRDLKYQGKYKFSEKTEYVVSKMLEGLKMLDPKEVIIFYGSQVPKSGIIKTLTKNIMERIKLKGDVKLARSPDFELKKFDYVVTSDVGIVEKAQGVIDVFTPLSKIIGRYPTEFREMLRILDERLK, encoded by the coding sequence ATGGGCAAACTCTACGAGGCATATCTCGATCTAAAGTTCCTACTAAATAGGGGGTATAGAAAGAAGATCGCACTTGACTTTGTTAGCAACCACTATAACCTACCCTCCGAGTACAGACACTTTCTCGCAAGATGCGTGTTTTCTGACGACTGGATAATTAGAGTTAGGGAAAAGTTAACCTCTGGAAATGGGAAGACAGTTGGAGTCGACGGATTCAACGTCTTAATAACCCTGGAATCCCTCCTTGAAGGTAGGGCAATAAGGTGCGAGGATAGTCTAGTTAGGGATCTCAAGTACCAGGGAAAATACAAATTCAGTGAAAAGACGGAGTACGTAGTTTCGAAGATGTTGGAAGGTTTGAAAATGCTAGATCCAAAAGAGGTCATTATATTCTATGGAAGTCAAGTTCCAAAGAGTGGCATCATCAAAACTCTGACGAAGAACATTATGGAGAGAATTAAATTGAAGGGGGATGTGAAACTTGCGAGAAGTCCAGACTTTGAATTGAAGAAGTTTGACTACGTTGTGACTAGCGATGTTGGAATAGTGGAGAAGGCCCAAGGAGTCATTGATGTATTTACTCCCCTTTCAAAGATCATAGGTAGATATCCAACTGAGTTCAGGGAGATGTTAAGGATTCTCGACGAAAGGCTTAAATAG
- a CDS encoding HemK2/MTQ2 family protein methyltransferase: protein MEYRGIKIQIDKDVYEPAEDTFLIAEALLEEVKSDDIVLDMGTGTGILALLAAKKARFVIGVDINRKAVDLAWKNARINGIRNVVFVVSDLFENVRGTFDLIIFNPPYLPGEEIRDDIDKALIGGKRGYEIIVRFLENVGNYLNPNGRVLLVYSSLTGDVESLFKKRGFLTKIVKRERFFFEEVYVMKAELSSR from the coding sequence TTGGAGTATCGGGGAATTAAAATTCAAATTGACAAGGATGTGTATGAACCGGCTGAGGATACCTTCTTAATAGCTGAGGCCCTTCTTGAAGAAGTAAAAAGCGATGACATAGTTCTCGACATGGGAACTGGTACTGGAATACTCGCATTGTTAGCTGCTAAAAAGGCAAGATTCGTCATCGGGGTTGACATAAATAGAAAGGCCGTTGATCTTGCATGGAAAAATGCAAGAATAAATGGAATAAGGAATGTTGTCTTTGTCGTTAGCGACCTCTTCGAGAATGTGAGAGGAACGTTTGATCTTATAATATTCAATCCCCCCTACCTCCCTGGGGAAGAAATAAGAGATGACATAGATAAGGCATTGATTGGTGGGAAGAGGGGTTACGAGATCATAGTGAGATTTCTTGAAAACGTTGGGAATTATCTTAATCCAAATGGGAGGGTGTTACTCGTTTACAGTTCACTTACGGGGGACGTTGAGAGTTTATTTAAGAAAAGGGGCTTCTTAACTAAGATAGTTAAAAGAGAAAGGTTCTTCTTCGAGGAAGTCTATGTTATGAAAGCTGAACTCTCTTCACGTTAG
- a CDS encoding dual specificity protein phosphatase family protein, with product MRFVDEMVAFGRMPYEDELERLLKEFDAFVVLVENFELAYDIEKLKESADVLHVPIPDFSAPSLDDLLNILNWTEERVREGKKVYIHCYGGSGRSGTIAVAWLMYSKSLPLREALRRVRMLKPSAVETEDQLNVLLELERVLAPKVF from the coding sequence ATGAGGTTTGTTGATGAGATGGTGGCTTTTGGAAGAATGCCCTATGAGGATGAGCTCGAGAGACTTTTGAAAGAATTTGATGCATTTGTAGTTTTAGTTGAGAATTTTGAATTAGCTTATGACATTGAGAAACTGAAAGAAAGTGCAGATGTACTACATGTTCCAATACCGGATTTCAGCGCTCCAAGCTTGGATGACCTCTTAAATATACTCAACTGGACAGAGGAAAGAGTTAGAGAGGGTAAGAAGGTGTACATACACTGTTATGGTGGAAGTGGAAGGAGTGGAACCATTGCTGTAGCTTGGCTAATGTACTCGAAATCTTTACCTCTAAGGGAGGCACTTAGGAGAGTGAGAATGTTAAAGCCAAGTGCTGTCGAAACTGAAGATCAGTTGAATGTCTTATTAGAACTTGAAAGGGTCTTGGCACCGAAAGTTTTTTAA
- a CDS encoding aspartate/glutamate racemase family protein, which yields MKKIGIIGGMTPESTLYYYQKYIEISREKFEKYTYPELIIYSINFREFFQNPDGWEGRKKILINAAKALERAGADIIAMSANTPHMVFDDVQKEVNVPMVSIIDAVAENVKRRGVKKVLLLGTKTTMSSDFYINALKERGLEVVVPNDEEKEELNRIIFEELAFHNFKNRGWIIELIKKYIEKEKIEGVILGCTELPLAIKQGDVEVEVFDSAEIHMRKLIEIASE from the coding sequence ATGAAGAAGATAGGGATCATAGGAGGAATGACACCTGAGTCAACTCTGTATTACTACCAAAAATACATTGAGATAAGCAGAGAAAAATTTGAGAAGTACACATATCCAGAGTTGATAATTTATTCAATAAACTTTAGAGAATTCTTCCAAAACCCTGATGGGTGGGAAGGAAGAAAGAAGATCCTTATTAATGCCGCAAAAGCCTTAGAAAGAGCTGGTGCAGATATCATAGCCATGTCAGCAAACACTCCTCACATGGTGTTTGACGATGTTCAAAAGGAAGTTAATGTTCCAATGGTTAGCATAATAGATGCTGTAGCTGAAAATGTAAAAAGGAGGGGTGTAAAGAAGGTTTTGCTCTTAGGAACTAAAACCACCATGAGTTCTGATTTCTACATAAATGCCTTAAAAGAGAGAGGACTCGAAGTTGTTGTTCCCAATGATGAGGAAAAGGAGGAACTCAACAGGATAATATTCGAAGAATTGGCATTTCACAACTTCAAGAATAGGGGATGGATAATAGAACTAATAAAAAAGTACATTGAAAAAGAAAAAATTGAGGGAGTAATACTTGGGTGTACAGAACTGCCTCTCGCGATAAAGCAGGGAGACGTCGAGGTTGAGGTGTTTGACTCAGCCGAAATACATATGAGGAAGTTAATAGAGATTGCCTCAGAGTGA
- a CDS encoding DUF835 domain-containing protein, with protein MDINAVPSILALMYLFVFLAIRIKRAENRDARSLIAVVLVLISLAILIKGFEMFHGNVKVAQLLYSIALFGIVVALSMYIRAIETPPLKVQQVKVAKNSQNGSKLHGAYLISGSRARIVDVINMIRDINAPILIFTRYPSFYRNLGGNVKVIWVTQASEDGVPPTKLHVIQDYAIKFAKENGYAVVIIDCLEYLLLYNEFASVFKFLASLKDYLIMMNSALILAVDERALDEKHYTLLLNEFEPL; from the coding sequence TTGGACATTAATGCTGTACCCTCTATACTTGCCCTTATGTACCTATTTGTATTCCTAGCAATCAGAATTAAGAGAGCAGAAAACAGAGATGCTAGAAGTCTTATAGCAGTTGTTCTTGTCCTCATAAGTTTGGCGATTCTAATTAAAGGTTTTGAAATGTTCCATGGAAATGTCAAGGTGGCCCAGCTTTTATATTCAATAGCACTTTTTGGAATTGTTGTTGCCCTCTCAATGTACATAAGGGCAATCGAAACGCCCCCATTAAAGGTTCAGCAAGTAAAAGTTGCAAAGAATAGTCAAAATGGATCAAAGCTACATGGAGCATACCTCATCTCAGGTTCAAGGGCAAGAATAGTTGATGTAATAAATATGATCAGGGATATAAATGCTCCAATTTTGATATTCACAAGATATCCCTCCTTCTATCGAAATTTAGGTGGAAATGTAAAGGTAATTTGGGTGACCCAGGCCTCTGAAGATGGAGTACCTCCTACAAAGCTTCATGTAATCCAAGATTATGCCATCAAGTTTGCAAAAGAAAATGGATACGCGGTTGTCATTATTGATTGCCTTGAGTACCTTCTCTTGTACAATGAATTTGCAAGCGTATTCAAGTTCCTGGCCAGCCTTAAGGACTATCTAATCATGATGAATTCAGCACTGATATTGGCTGTTGATGAAAGGGCCTTGGACGAGAAACATTATACTTTACTCCTCAATGAATTTGAGCCTCTCTAA
- a CDS encoding acetate--CoA ligase family protein yields the protein MDRIARAKEIIEKAKAENRPLVEPEAKEILKLYGIPVPEFKVARDEEEAVKFSREIGYPVVMKIVSPHIIHKSDAGGVKINIKNDDEAREAFRTIMENVRKYKPDADLWGVIIYRMLPLGREVIVGMIRDPQFGPAVMFGLGGIFVEILKDVSFRVAPITKEDALEMIKEIKAYPILAGARGEKPVNIDALADIIVKVGELALELPEIRELDINPIFAYEDEAVAVDARMLL from the coding sequence ATGGATAGAATAGCAAGAGCTAAGGAAATTATTGAAAAAGCAAAGGCTGAAAACAGACCCTTAGTGGAGCCAGAGGCCAAGGAGATACTCAAACTCTACGGAATTCCTGTCCCTGAATTTAAGGTTGCCAGGGACGAGGAAGAGGCTGTGAAGTTTTCAAGGGAAATTGGTTATCCCGTAGTAATGAAGATAGTATCTCCTCACATAATTCACAAGAGCGATGCAGGTGGAGTTAAAATAAACATAAAGAATGACGACGAGGCGAGAGAAGCGTTTAGAACAATCATGGAGAACGTGAGGAAGTACAAGCCAGATGCAGACTTATGGGGTGTAATAATTTACAGGATGCTACCCTTGGGTAGAGAAGTGATAGTTGGAATGATCAGGGATCCCCAATTTGGTCCTGCGGTGATGTTTGGCTTAGGTGGAATTTTCGTTGAAATACTCAAGGATGTCAGCTTTAGAGTTGCCCCGATTACAAAGGAAGATGCTTTAGAAATGATAAAAGAGATTAAGGCCTATCCAATATTGGCTGGAGCGAGGGGAGAGAAGCCAGTCAATATAGATGCCCTGGCTGACATAATAGTTAAGGTTGGTGAGCTAGCACTCGAATTACCAGAGATAAGGGAGCTCGATATTAATCCAATATTTGCATATGAAGACGAAGCAGTTGCCGTAGATGCTAGAATGCTTCTCTAA
- a CDS encoding SDR family oxidoreductase: MRNKLVVITGGAGFIGSHLAEALAEDNDVVVIDNLYSGKLENIPENVKFVEADVRDYEKIADIIREADYVFHEAAQISVEESIRDPVFTEEVNVIGTINVLRALAEGEGKLIFASSAAVYGDPIELPIKEDSELRPISPYGITKLTGEHYCRVYYELYGVPIVVLRYFNVYGPRQSSAYAGVISIFMERAIRGEPLIIYGDGKQTRDFIFVKDVVDANLLVAKKERANGEVFNVATGRETMIIDLALKVIELSSSPSQIIFYPPRPGDIKRSVADIGKIRKLGFKPKYSLEEGLKETFSWFKSRIL, encoded by the coding sequence ATGAGAAATAAGCTCGTAGTTATAACGGGAGGAGCGGGGTTCATAGGTTCTCATCTAGCTGAGGCTTTGGCTGAAGACAATGATGTCGTCGTGATAGACAACTTGTACTCTGGGAAATTGGAGAACATTCCCGAGAATGTTAAGTTTGTTGAGGCGGATGTTAGGGATTATGAAAAAATTGCGGATATAATCAGAGAGGCTGACTACGTTTTTCATGAAGCGGCCCAGATAAGTGTTGAAGAGAGCATAAGGGATCCAGTGTTTACTGAAGAAGTTAACGTAATCGGAACTATAAATGTCTTAAGAGCTTTGGCAGAGGGAGAGGGAAAGTTAATATTCGCATCTTCGGCAGCCGTGTACGGTGATCCTATAGAGTTGCCAATTAAGGAAGATTCAGAGTTGAGACCAATATCTCCCTATGGGATAACAAAGCTCACAGGAGAGCACTATTGTAGGGTTTACTATGAACTCTATGGGGTTCCAATAGTTGTGCTAAGGTATTTCAACGTTTATGGCCCAAGACAGAGTTCAGCATATGCTGGAGTGATAAGCATATTCATGGAGAGGGCGATAAGGGGAGAACCATTAATAATATACGGAGATGGAAAACAGACGAGGGATTTTATATTTGTAAAGGATGTTGTGGATGCTAACCTCTTGGTCGCCAAAAAGGAGAGGGCAAACGGTGAAGTTTTTAATGTGGCAACGGGGAGGGAGACAATGATAATTGATTTAGCACTAAAGGTAATAGAACTCTCATCCTCCCCCTCTCAAATCATATTTTATCCTCCTAGGCCTGGTGATATAAAGAGAAGCGTTGCCGATATAGGAAAAATAAGAAAGTTGGGCTTTAAGCCTAAGTATTCACTTGAGGAAGGCCTCAAGGAGACATTTTCCTGGTTCAAGTCTCGTATTCTATAA
- a CDS encoding HAD family hydrolase — translation MIKAIIFDVDETLVYYEGYTLKEWYESVGLPAMKKFGLIIDWDTFRKMAKGELPRSYVENFGVDHVEFWKAMDRANRVYRERLLREGKIHAFEDVDALKELKKMGIKLAAVSNASQDNTELVLKAFNLLDCFDVVYGKDYSYLDGVKPNPYLINKALRKLEVDAKEAALVGDSELDVKAGKNAGVIVIQVMREKRVDGADYYIKSLWELVDLIRRGEL, via the coding sequence ATGATCAAGGCTATAATCTTTGACGTTGATGAGACTCTAGTTTACTACGAAGGCTACACACTTAAGGAGTGGTATGAAAGTGTTGGATTGCCAGCAATGAAAAAGTTTGGCCTAATAATTGACTGGGATACCTTTAGAAAAATGGCGAAAGGCGAATTGCCAAGAAGTTACGTTGAGAATTTTGGAGTAGATCACGTAGAATTCTGGAAGGCCATGGATAGAGCTAACCGAGTGTACAGGGAGAGATTACTTAGGGAGGGGAAGATCCATGCATTTGAAGATGTTGATGCACTAAAAGAGCTTAAAAAGATGGGGATAAAACTTGCAGCAGTGAGTAATGCATCCCAAGATAATACGGAGTTAGTTCTTAAAGCATTCAATCTTCTCGACTGTTTCGATGTTGTTTATGGAAAAGATTACTCATATTTAGATGGTGTAAAGCCAAATCCATATTTAATTAACAAGGCTTTGAGAAAACTTGAGGTTGATGCAAAGGAGGCGGCGTTAGTTGGGGATAGTGAGCTAGATGTAAAAGCAGGTAAAAATGCAGGAGTCATAGTAATCCAAGTTATGAGGGAAAAAAGAGTTGATGGAGCAGATTACTACATTAAATCCCTGTGGGAACTAGTAGACTTAATTAGAAGAGGTGAGCTTTGA
- a CDS encoding ArsR family transcriptional regulator — translation MSEELNRLLDVLGNETRRKILLLLTKRPYFVSELSQELGVGQKAVLEHLRILEEAGLVESRIEKIPRGRPRKYYMIKRGLRLEILLTPTLFGSEMYEPKEIRRSPEYEQARELIKSVEPLDVKMRELAEFLHELDERIKEIVEEKRELEEVRLLVETYIENVMRRVSEENREMFERIFREIEKVLPEEYVKRIKWKFMENL, via the coding sequence ATGAGTGAGGAACTCAACAGGCTCCTTGATGTGTTAGGGAACGAAACGCGGAGGAAAATACTATTATTACTCACGAAAAGGCCTTACTTTGTAAGTGAACTCAGCCAAGAACTTGGAGTTGGACAAAAAGCCGTATTGGAGCACTTAAGGATACTCGAAGAAGCGGGACTCGTTGAGAGCAGAATTGAGAAGATTCCAAGGGGGAGACCAAGGAAGTACTACATGATAAAGAGGGGCCTAAGGCTTGAAATACTACTAACGCCGACTCTCTTCGGATCTGAAATGTACGAGCCCAAAGAGATAAGGAGGAGTCCGGAATATGAACAGGCTAGAGAACTGATAAAGTCCGTTGAACCATTAGATGTAAAAATGAGAGAATTGGCAGAGTTCCTCCATGAGCTAGATGAGAGAATAAAGGAGATAGTGGAGGAGAAAAGGGAGTTAGAAGAGGTAAGATTGCTCGTTGAGACTTATATAGAAAACGTGATGAGAAGGGTTTCGGAGGAGAACAGAGAGATGTTTGAAAGAATATTTAGGGAGATTGAGAAGGTACTCCCAGAGGAGTACGTTAAAAGGATAAAGTGGAAGTTCATGGAAAACCTTTAA
- a CDS encoding Gar1/Naf1 family protein codes for MKRLGKVSHYAKQGLLIVRTNWVPSLNDPVVDKDLKFVGIVKDVFGPVRMPYVAIKPKVENPERYVGQILYIDERRKTRKKGKKMRRKSKS; via the coding sequence ATGAAGAGGCTTGGAAAAGTTTCACACTATGCAAAGCAGGGATTATTGATAGTCAGAACTAACTGGGTTCCCTCCCTAAATGATCCCGTAGTGGATAAAGATCTAAAGTTTGTGGGGATAGTTAAGGACGTTTTTGGCCCAGTAAGAATGCCCTATGTTGCCATCAAACCAAAAGTTGAGAATCCTGAGAGATATGTTGGTCAAATCTTATATATTGATGAAAGGAGAAAAACAAGGAAGAAAGGAAAGAAGATGAGGAGAAAATCAAAGAGCTGA
- a CDS encoding metallophosphoesterase yields MLIGVLSDTHYPKAYFPEKILEFFEKRGVRYIIHAGDVTEKQLLEKLENIAPVIAVRGNADKINLPEEETLNVMEKKILILHGHNFLSLNTQNLTYKALEEDADILIFGHTHRPYYNEVTTMGRRIILLNPGSPTLPRMSEPTFAIIRIEKEIDVRFKRVWML; encoded by the coding sequence ATGTTGATTGGAGTTTTGAGCGATACTCATTATCCAAAGGCATATTTTCCTGAAAAGATACTTGAATTTTTTGAAAAGAGAGGAGTTAGATACATAATCCATGCTGGAGATGTTACCGAGAAACAGCTTCTAGAGAAACTTGAGAATATCGCACCGGTTATAGCGGTAAGGGGAAATGCCGACAAAATTAACCTTCCAGAAGAAGAAACACTGAACGTTATGGAGAAGAAGATATTGATCTTGCATGGTCATAATTTCCTCTCCCTGAATACCCAGAATTTAACTTATAAGGCTCTTGAAGAGGATGCAGACATTCTAATTTTTGGACACACTCATAGACCTTACTATAATGAAGTTACAACAATGGGAAGAAGAATCATACTACTCAATCCTGGGTCACCAACATTGCCAAGGATGAGCGAACCCACATTTGCGATCATAAGAATTGAGAAGGAGATAGACGTAAGGTTCAAAAGGGTATGGATGCTCTAG
- the cas4 gene encoding CRISPR-associated protein Cas4: protein MIEFYASEALICPRRVWFRLKGLPERWPEIAKPRLEKGTDIHETLGSVLKDMFNVELEKEVIIRLPRLGMEIHGRIDAYKEYPIEIKGRSRIPKLPNEYHLAQLNIYLRGVKAEYGYLYYVRLDDDPREMIKRLTFDDFPIIKGKGFKVFEVPYDGTLFKETVKFFYEIKLHLEEDELPPAWKGPHCKFCPYNYICSSKSINDFI from the coding sequence ATGATAGAATTTTACGCTAGTGAAGCCCTCATATGTCCCAGGAGAGTCTGGTTCAGACTTAAAGGTCTTCCAGAGAGATGGCCAGAGATTGCAAAACCAAGGCTCGAGAAGGGTACTGACATTCATGAAACCCTTGGTTCTGTTTTAAAAGACATGTTTAACGTTGAATTAGAGAAAGAAGTGATAATAAGGTTGCCTAGACTTGGAATGGAGATACATGGGAGAATAGACGCTTACAAAGAATATCCCATAGAGATCAAGGGTAGATCCCGTATTCCCAAGCTTCCCAACGAGTATCACTTGGCCCAGCTAAACATATATCTAAGGGGTGTGAAGGCCGAATACGGTTATCTATATTATGTTAGATTGGACGATGATCCAAGAGAGATGATAAAGAGATTGACGTTTGATGATTTTCCCATTATAAAGGGGAAAGGGTTTAAGGTGTTTGAAGTTCCATACGATGGAACACTATTTAAGGAGACTGTTAAGTTTTTCTATGAAATAAAACTCCACTTGGAGGAAGATGAGCTACCTCCAGCATGGAAGGGACCCCATTGCAAGTTCTGCCCCTATAACTATATCTGCTCCTCAAAGTCTATTAATGACTTCATCTAG
- a CDS encoding CBS domain-containing protein, which translates to MVIIPKPIDPRDIKKIRKALGITQEELARKAGVTQAYIAKLEAGKVDPRLSTFNRILRALLECQKTRVTAKNIMSSPIISVGPDDKIEKVVRLMERYNISQVPVMDKDKVIGSITERLLVRKSLEEEDIYSKKAKEIMEEPFPSVSEDEDLEVIKYLLEDHQAVIVLGKNGKPMGIITRSDIFKFGRETKGE; encoded by the coding sequence ATGGTAATAATTCCAAAGCCAATCGATCCCAGGGATATAAAGAAAATCAGAAAAGCATTAGGTATTACACAGGAAGAACTTGCACGAAAGGCTGGAGTTACTCAGGCCTACATAGCCAAGCTAGAGGCGGGAAAAGTTGATCCAAGGCTCTCAACTTTTAACAGAATTCTAAGAGCCCTTCTCGAATGCCAGAAGACAAGGGTAACAGCAAAAAACATAATGTCTTCTCCGATAATTTCGGTGGGGCCTGATGACAAGATAGAGAAAGTTGTCCGTCTCATGGAGAGGTACAACATCTCCCAGGTTCCAGTAATGGATAAGGACAAGGTTATAGGGTCGATAACTGAAAGACTTCTGGTGAGGAAAAGTCTTGAAGAGGAGGACATATACTCAAAGAAAGCCAAAGAGATTATGGAAGAACCGTTTCCATCCGTTTCTGAAGATGAGGATCTTGAAGTAATAAAATACTTATTAGAAGATCATCAGGCAGTCATAGTACTTGGGAAAAATGGCAAACCTATGGGCATAATCACGAGGTCTGACATATTCAAATTTGGCAGAGAAACCAAAGGTGAATAA
- a CDS encoding FAD-dependent oxidoreductase codes for MRIREHPILDFKDKRKKKVTIYYKGQPIEAYEGETIAAALHAAGIRVLNYSRVKKRPRGLFCAIGKCSSCLMTVNGIPNVRTCITLVEDGMVIEENKAELPKNKEGGKKKEIKKVRSDIIVIGGGPAGMMAAISASDTGAKVVLIDENPILGGQLVKQTHKFFGKRSQFAGIRGIKIAEILEEEIRKRDNIDVFLQTSAVGIFQNGNEKLVVGVRNERELIEFYGRAVIVATGAMERTIPFENNDLPGIYGAGAIQTLMNTYGIKPGERCLIVGAGNVGLILAYQLIQAGVKVEAIVEAMPKIGGYFVHAAKVRRLGVPILTRHTIIKAEGKERVERAIVAEIDENWNPIPGTEKVFDVDLIAIAVGLRPSVELLQQAGCQIKYVRELGGYVAIRDEWMETTVRGIFVAGDTAGIEEATTAMLEGKIAGLAASLRLGIADEKWIEEIEKAERELEEFRSGPFGKHILEGIRKLLEGSK; via the coding sequence GTGAGAATAAGGGAGCATCCAATTCTAGACTTCAAAGATAAGAGAAAGAAAAAGGTTACCATATACTACAAAGGACAACCAATTGAAGCTTACGAGGGGGAAACAATAGCTGCAGCACTTCACGCCGCAGGAATCAGGGTTTTGAATTATTCGAGAGTTAAGAAGAGACCCAGGGGTCTCTTCTGTGCGATAGGAAAATGTTCCTCTTGTCTAATGACAGTTAATGGTATTCCAAACGTTAGAACTTGCATAACTTTGGTTGAAGATGGAATGGTTATAGAGGAAAATAAAGCCGAACTCCCAAAGAATAAGGAAGGAGGTAAAAAGAAAGAAATCAAGAAAGTGAGGAGTGATATCATCGTAATAGGGGGCGGACCAGCAGGCATGATGGCGGCAATAAGTGCAAGTGATACTGGAGCCAAGGTTGTACTGATTGACGAGAATCCAATCCTAGGAGGACAACTTGTAAAACAAACTCACAAGTTCTTTGGAAAGAGAAGTCAATTCGCTGGAATTAGGGGAATTAAAATAGCCGAAATCCTTGAGGAAGAGATAAGAAAGAGAGACAATATAGACGTCTTTCTCCAAACTTCCGCAGTTGGAATATTTCAGAACGGAAATGAAAAACTTGTAGTGGGGGTTAGGAACGAAAGAGAACTAATAGAATTCTATGGAAGAGCAGTTATTGTAGCGACAGGAGCAATGGAAAGGACAATTCCATTTGAGAACAACGACCTCCCAGGAATCTATGGAGCTGGAGCGATTCAAACACTCATGAACACGTATGGAATTAAACCTGGAGAGAGATGTCTTATAGTTGGAGCTGGAAACGTTGGACTAATACTTGCATACCAATTAATTCAAGCTGGAGTCAAGGTTGAAGCAATAGTCGAGGCAATGCCAAAGATAGGAGGATACTTCGTTCATGCAGCGAAGGTCAGAAGGCTGGGAGTTCCAATATTAACTAGGCACACGATAATAAAAGCAGAGGGGAAAGAGAGAGTTGAAAGAGCTATAGTGGCAGAGATAGACGAAAATTGGAATCCAATACCTGGGACGGAAAAGGTTTTTGATGTCGATTTAATAGCGATAGCCGTCGGACTTAGACCAAGTGTAGAGTTATTGCAACAGGCTGGTTGTCAAATAAAGTATGTGAGGGAACTCGGAGGATACGTTGCCATTAGAGATGAGTGGATGGAAACCACAGTAAGAGGGATTTTCGTAGCTGGAGATACGGCAGGAATAGAAGAGGCAACAACAGCCATGTTAGAAGGAAAAATAGCAGGGCTTGCAGCATCTTTAAGACTAGGAATTGCCGATGAAAAGTGGATAGAAGAGATAGAGAAAGCCGAAAGAGAGTTAGAGGAGTTCCGTTCTGGACCATTTGGAAAACACATATTGGAGGGCATTAGAAAACTTCTGGAGGGTTCAAAATGA
- a CDS encoding 4Fe-4S dicluster domain-containing protein, whose amino-acid sequence MNEIPNYLRHGFITVEELFSIIPKPSEERLRKGPVAIPECPQRIPCTPCKEVCPTNAIKMETPNDIPIVDYEKCIGCSLCVQICPGLAFFMVHYIGDKARVTLPHELLPLPKRGESVRLLNRKGEEVGIGKVVSVVPREKTKGDTPIVTVEVPIELAWEVRAIKVVRE is encoded by the coding sequence ATGAATGAAATCCCAAATTATCTCAGGCATGGATTTATAACTGTTGAGGAGCTTTTCTCAATTATACCAAAGCCAAGTGAAGAGAGACTAAGAAAAGGACCAGTTGCAATTCCGGAATGCCCACAGAGAATTCCATGTACACCTTGTAAAGAAGTATGCCCAACAAATGCAATAAAGATGGAAACACCAAATGATATTCCAATAGTCGACTATGAAAAGTGCATTGGTTGCTCCCTCTGTGTTCAGATATGCCCCGGACTCGCATTCTTCATGGTTCATTATATAGGGGATAAAGCAAGAGTAACGCTTCCCCATGAGCTTCTACCCCTTCCGAAGAGGGGAGAAAGTGTAAGGTTGCTAAACAGAAAAGGAGAAGAGGTTGGGATTGGCAAGGTTGTATCTGTGGTTCCAAGGGAGAAAACCAAGGGAGACACCCCAATAGTTACCGTTGAGGTTCCAATAGAATTGGCCTGGGAAGTTAGAGCCATAAAGGTGGTGAGAGAATGA
- a CDS encoding (2Fe-2S)-binding protein: MRIVCRCNDVTVEEVEKLIDEGVTDLEELRRLLRIGMGPCQGRTCIPLVISILARKTGRRVEDIELPNARFPTRPVRVEAFVEEGEK, encoded by the coding sequence ATGAGAATAGTTTGTAGGTGCAATGACGTCACGGTTGAGGAAGTCGAGAAACTTATAGACGAAGGAGTAACTGACTTAGAGGAATTGAGGAGGTTACTTAGGATCGGCATGGGGCCTTGCCAAGGAAGAACTTGCATCCCCCTGGTCATCTCAATTCTTGCGAGAAAAACTGGGAGAAGAGTGGAGGATATTGAACTTCCAAACGCTAGGTTTCCAACAAGACCCGTTAGGGTTGAGGCCTTTGTAGAGGAGGGAGAGAAATGA